CGGCGGTGCGGTTACAACCATTACCGTAACCTACGGCGATGCAATCGGTTTGCAGATGCCCTCTGACCCGAGCAAAACAGGTCATACCTTTGTTGGTTGGAAAGACCAGAACGGCAACGCTGTAACAAATGCAACAATCGTTGAAGACGATATGCAGATTACAGCAGAATATACTGTAAACGATTACACTTTAACATTTGATCCCGATAACGGCGGTGCGGTTACAACCATTACCGTAACCTACGGCGATGCAATCGGTTTGCAGATGCCCTCTGACCCGGCCAAAGCAGGTCATACCTTCGTTGGCTGGAAAGACGGCAACGGTAACCCTGTAACAGATGCAACAATCGTTGAAGACGATATGCAGATTACTGCAGAATATACCGTAAACGATTATACTTTAACCTTTAATCCCGATAACGGTGAGGCGGTTACAACCATTACCGTAACCTACGGTGATGCAATTGGTTTACAGATGCCCTCCGACCCGACTAAATCCGGTTGGACCTTCATGGGATGGGAAGACCAGAACGGCAACCCCGTAACAGATACAACAATCGTTGAAGGCGATATGCAGATTACTGCAGTATGGCAGCAGGTTGTTGTAGGTAGCTTTACCGTAACCTTTGTGGTTGATGGCGCGACCTACGAAACCATCACAGTAGCAGACGGCGCTCCTATCGGCGGCCAGATGCCTGATGATCCTGTTGTAACAGGTAAAAACTTCTTGGGTTGGAAAGACCAGAACGGTAATGCGGTATCCTCTGGAACAACTGTTACCGAAGACTTGACTGTTACTGCAGAGCTTGAGACCATTCAGGTAACGGTTAACTTTAAGGTGGATGCTGCAGCGGCAACGCCTGTACATGCAACCTTAACCCGTGATTATGGCTGGACACTTGCTGAAGATGATGTAACAGAACCCACATTGCAGGGTTATGTGTTCAAGGGATGGATTTTCTATAACGGAACACCTGTTGAATACGGCGTAACACAGTTTACAGAAGATGTAACCGTTTATGCAAAATGGGAACCCGGCAATGTAAGCTATACCGTAAACCATTATGTACAGAAGCTTGATGATACATATGAGCTGATTACGGAAACAAAGACAGGTACTACAGGTGCCGATACTGAGGCAGAAGCGAAGACTGAATATAACGAGTCGCATGATACCCAGAGCTTCAGCCAGAAAACCATTCAAGCTGACGGCACTACCGTGGTTGACATTTACTATAACTTAAAACAGTTTACTGTAGTCTTTGAAGCAAACGGCGGTTTATTCTCAGATAGCAGTATCAAGAAGGAAATTGAGTACAAGTACGGCGAAGCATTGAATGTAAGATGCCCCTTAGATGCTTCCAGAACAGATTATCTGTTCAAGGGATGGTATTCCAATGCCGAAGGTACCGGTGATGAAGTTGTTACAACCACCGTTGTGAAAAACGGCTTCACCTTGTATGCAAAATGGGAACTCATTCCTGCAGACAGCTTTGTGGTAACGTTTAAACTGGAAGCAACCGATACCGACGATTATGCTTCTATCTATGTAGAAGACGGTCAGACAATTGGCGATAAAATGCCTGCAGATCCGACCAAGACCGGCTACACCTTCCTGCGTTGGGAAGATGAAAACGGCAATGTTGTGGATGAAAACTATGTAGTGTCTGCGGCAACAACGGCTGTAGCAGTTTGGGAAGTTCAGACCTATACCGTTCGTTTCTTTAACGGCGCGGAAGCAGTTGCAGGAAAACAGCTGGGCGATAACCTGTCGGTTGAATACAACGACAATGTGGAAAATGCAGAATACCCGACAGAAGCAATCAAGGCGGCTGAAAATGTAAAAGCAATCGGCTACATCAAGAAAGCAGACTGGGCAGCATTTTATAACAATGACAAGCACGAAGTATTTGCACAGTGGATGTACGTAAATCCCGAAACCGGTGCATGGGAATTGTTTGATGAAAATGTAGCCATTACCGGGGATACCGATGTACATCTGCTCTTAAAGCGTATTTTCTTCATGATTGAAAATGACCGCTTACCGCAGGCGTTCCAGGTACAGGCACACTACATCGATTCTGCTGACAATTATAACCCGACAAAGGGTGAGCCTACTCGTTTAAGAGATACAGGTAAAGACCTCTTAGCAAGCTTCAATAAGCAGATGGATTGGGCTTTGGATATGGACATCTTTACTGAAAAAGAAGCTAAGCTGTTCAATAAGCTCGCTGACTTAGATCTGATTACTGAAAACAGAGAAATCAAGATTTCCAAGCTTCCGGTTAAAATTACAACAGTAATTAAGGTAGAAGACATTGAAAAAGAAGTAAAACAGTACATTGAAAACGCTCTTGAGGATCCCGATCAGTTGGATTCTGTACTGGCAATGGTAGATATCCAGTCTCTGATTGCGACCATCGGTATTGATAAGATTATCACCGGCTTACCGGATGATGTTCTGCTTACACTGTTAACCGATACAAACAACAGAGAGCTGGTTGTCAATGCTATTTATGATAATCTCAGCAATCCTATACTCCAGAAACCCATTACCGATTATCTGAAGGATGAAATCATCGGCAATGAGGAATTCAGAGAACAGCTGGCAGCAACTGTAGCAGGCAGCCTGATGAACAGTCTGGATGATGAAAAATTGCTGAGCCTGATGAAGGGACCCTTAAAGGAAACTGTTATTGACTATGTAGTAGACAATGCGACCGGCACTTTGAAACCGACCATCATTTCGTTCTTAGAAAAGGAAGCTAAAGATCCGGACAGTGCATTCTTTGCGGACCTTTTGGCAATCATCAGACAACACCTGGAAGATGATGCACTCTTAAGAAAAGAAATTTTGAGCAACAGAGTATTGCTTGAAACCATGCTTGACTTCTTTGAAGATGATGTAATCGACCTGATTTCGACTACAGACGCATTGATTGAAAATGCACTTAAGCAGGACAACGTAAAAGCGGACTTCCTGGATGAATTGGTTGAAAGTGAACACTTTATAGAAGAGGTTTTGCATGTTCATCCCGAATATTTAACCAACATGGTAAAAGACGGCGGTGATTTGCATGCAACAGCAGAAAGTGCATTACAGAGTGATGCATTCAAAGCGGATATTTTTGAAGCTTTGAAAGCAGATTCCTCCTTTGCGGCATTCTTTACTGCAGGCTCTGCTTTGGAAACGGTTGTTTCTGACCTTTTAGAAGGCGAAAGAGATGCAATCTTAGCATACATCACCGAAGGAACAGGCGATTATTCCGATTACGACAGCCAGATTGAAGCGGCTGTTCAGGCAAAGGGCTTTGCAGACCTTGCTGATTTCAGAAACGCATATGCGCTTCTTGATAGCACACAGCAGGCAGATGCTTGCAGCGAAATCTGGGCAGAACTTAAGCCTGAAATTGTAACACTTGCTATGGACAGCTTTACGCAAACCGGTGTAGACAACGACCTGGCAAACGATGCCCTCGCAAAGGTAATGGCAGATTATCTGGACAAAACCTTACCCACAGGTATTGATGAAGCTTTGATTGATACAATCTTTGTAGCATATGTAAACGACACACTGCACGAAACCGGTCTGCACGCAGATATTGCCGCACTGATTGAATCGGTTAAGACTGAAGTGAAAGACGTTTCCAACGGACCGCTGGCAGGTATGAGCACAGACGAACTGATTAACTTTGTTAAGACCTACAGAGACGATCATCCGGATGAAGTAAAAGACGTTCTGCACACCTCTTACGATGTAGTGGAAGATTATGTTTTAGACGGTATTACAGATTCAACTGCGGCAACCTACGACCCGACTCTGTATGCTGAAATTGATGAACTGGTAGCAGACCACGCATCTGAGGTGCAGGATAATGTAATCATTTCGTTGATTAACGAACTTTTAAATCATAACATCGACTTACTTGATGCATACATCGAGCTTTTGATGGGCGATGAAACTGAGCTTAGAAAATGCGTAACGCTGTTCATTGAAAGTGATTCCTTTGACAAACAGTTTGTGACTACCTACAGAG
The window above is part of the Clostridia bacterium genome. Proteins encoded here:
- a CDS encoding InlB B-repeat-containing protein, coding for GGAVTTITVTYGDAIGLQMPSDPSKTGHTFVGWKDQNGNAVTNATIVEDDMQITAEYTVNDYTLTFDPDNGGAVTTITVTYGDAIGLQMPSDPAKAGHTFVGWKDGNGNPVTDATIVEDDMQITAEYTVNDYTLTFNPDNGEAVTTITVTYGDAIGLQMPSDPTKSGWTFMGWEDQNGNPVTDTTIVEGDMQITAVWQQVVVGSFTVTFVVDGATYETITVADGAPIGGQMPDDPVVTGKNFLGWKDQNGNAVSSGTTVTEDLTVTAELETIQVTVNFKVDAAAATPVHATLTRDYGWTLAEDDVTEPTLQGYVFKGWIFYNGTPVEYGVTQFTEDVTVYAKWEPGNVSYTVNHYVQKLDDTYELITETKTGTTGADTEAEAKTEYNESHDTQSFSQKTIQADGTTVVDIYYNLKQFTVVFEANGGLFSDSSIKKEIEYKYGEALNVRCPLDASRTDYLFKGWYSNAEGTGDEVVTTTVVKNGFTLYAKWELIPADSFVVTFKLEATDTDDYASIYVEDGQTIGDKMPADPTKTGYTFLRWEDENGNVVDENYVVSAATTAVAVWEVQTYTVRFFNGAEAVAGKQLGDNLSVEYNDNVENAEYPTEAIKAAENVKAIGYIKKADWAAFYNNDKHEVFAQWMYVNPETGAWELFDENVAITGDTDVHLLLKRIFFMIENDRLPQAFQVQAHYIDSADNYNPTKGEPTRLRDTGKDLLASFNKQMDWALDMDIFTEKEAKLFNKLADLDLITENREIKISKLPVKITTVIKVEDIEKEVKQYIENALEDPDQLDSVLAMVDIQSLIATIGIDKIITGLPDDVLLTLLTDTNNRELVVNAIYDNLSNPILQKPITDYLKDEIIGNEEFREQLAATVAGSLMNSLDDEKLLSLMKGPLKETVIDYVVDNATGTLKPTIISFLEKEAKDPDSAFFADLLAIIRQHLEDDALLRKEILSNRVLLETMLDFFEDDVIDLISTTDALIENALKQDNVKADFLDELVESEHFIEEVLHVHPEYLTNMVKDGGDLHATAESALQSDAFKADIFEALKADSSFAAFFTAGSALETVVSDLLEGERDAILAYITEGTGDYSDYDSQIEAAVQAKGFADLADFRNAYALLDSTQQADACSEIWAELKPEIVTLAMDSFTQTGVDNDLANDALAKVMADYLDKTLPTGIDEALIDTIFVAYVNDTLHETGLHADIAALIESVKTEVKDVSNGPLAGMSTDELINFVKTYRDDHPDEVKDVLHTSYDVVEDYVLDGITDSTAATYDPTLYAEIDELVADHASEVQDNVIISLINELLNHNIDLLDAYIELLMGDETELRKCVTLFIESDSFDKQFVTTYRAGITSTMTVDDYADILLKLAQEAVNEEAADGALGTASTDLISDMVSEFIQDTSDDTVITVKSYIGRFVENDLDVDFIKTNRAIIDQVLIDADVADLIDTDMIKKYVAEVNKRGETDELADMIYGYLKDLQYYKDFIAAFKNGDDSFEVTKDSAVFASAIANAVSRFTYEEIIVMVDNPVVDKVLEVMGDQFLKEMFDTATADYAKGLQDTVDEVQADGQTREYTTSIIFKANVVQLLNDIYEKAQLKAEEKLLEYPALRYDENEYLQFIVQHNPIDELLIHVGPATDELTGYKLKDTADTMDYLDYAEKMVMIADDAILWYGDTANLSEAEIEALFDAIYGKADKAQAKINELLIEFEATGDLPDKVEKLINKVSKVNELLDRFEPKIDKVINIYLDSAYSDIGEEKPKKAYDILLGIEEPVITVDFLYDIFYSKEPKLQAKLKEKIDDGTLQKAIDKFESTSIKEIVDRLGNEKASTYAEKLDEIKNSGRVESAFDSLYDVLVMVADQGVDVLKAPANTNTKLIVVDAYQINIRGVKFTIQRDMR